The genomic DNA TGTTGTCAATTGACAGGAACCCAGAGGACAAATTGTCTTCggtgaattttatttctattttccccTGAAACTCGTAGAGGTTTGAAAGCGGGTGCTGACAAGTGACTAGACACTCCATGCTGACTATTTCTTCGACTGGTTTATTTGATGTCACTTTTGGCACTTGTAGTGTCTGagatatttatcaaaaataaataaatgaaaaaaatttactgatttaattaattttttgttacttttaaattcgattCGCCGTCAAGATTTGATGTCGTTACGTAACATGAGCCGTTTGATTCACTactataaagtaaaataatatcacAGGGTAAGTCCTCATCTCTAGATACTCTCACTAAATCACCTACAATTATTTGCTCACATCTAATCgcctataaattaaaattcatttattaataaataaaaaatttaaaacctaagtaattttttttgcttgtctttttataaattttttctataaaaagacAGAAGCGTGGGCTCGAACCCACGACTCCGTGctttactctctaaacatgaattagtggaaatttcatcaattacgttagtgaagcagtattcacttcataatcagtgtatttaaataacaaattagtgaattctcactaataaatttagtactataattttcactagcaaattagtgattttcactactgaactagcgatattttcataatttctacaagtcaaactgttattcacttcttaatttacgaatttcacaatttcactagtaactttaactagcaaataattaaatattttactagatataaatataattaataattatggtactatttttaaaaattttaataaaaaactttcaaaatagaagtacagaaaaataatatatttatatgaagagtacgtcaatcataacatcacggattttttatttcttcatcagtcaTTGTTTGGTGtcataacgaatatactatttacactcacgcgatcacatgcgtagatcagcgcagtggatagcatcaaagactttaaatcggaaggatgcaggttcgagtcCAGCAGTCGCCgagattttttcatcaatcaaaatcatgtatacttcctctaagtaatgattctaatacattaatcacatttcggatctaattacaagtatcttatattttttttcgcaatataatattttttttcactgatgAAATCAGTGGGttcccatattcacttttaaatttagtggattctcatattcacttatcaaatcaatGAATTCCCttattcacatattcatttagtgaatattcactacttctgcgtggtacgattgtagcattgacaattagtgaatattcacttaaaattagtgaaaaatcactaatttatatttagagAGTAGTCTCTCCGCTGAAggtcttaaattaattataaaaaatttaaataaaaaataaaacatactTGCATACATTTATTACGTATAACAGTAACGGAAGTACCATTAACACGGTAATCAGATTGGTGTCTCAAAAAATCTTCATACCCTTGCTTACATGCTGTTACTAGAATTACAAATACTAGGGGTAGCAATGTAGTGAATGGCGACACCGGCGATTCAATGGACATCGCGATTATCGCTGatagtaaaaagtaaaaatttgctACTCGACGGAATTGttcgaacaaattttttggtaCAAAATTCCATACTGTGTACTAaaagtaataacaataataattattattattattattattattattattattattattattattattattattattattattattaatattattattaataataatagtaaaaatattacaagacTTACTTTGCtcgatttaatttgatttttttgaaaaatataatcttcTGGATTTTTAGTAGgatttattgtaaaaactCTGTGCTCACCAAGTATCGATGTACTGTTACCCTGAGAAgtgaaattactttttttaaaattatttagaataaaaaataacaataattcgTTCAATtgtttaagtaaaataaaaatatcaattgaacGTAGTCGGATTGACTGTCATTCTAaacttaaaaacaaattttaaaaatatatattgatagaTATAATATTGtgcagaaaataaatttagttaaatgattaatttataatgatttaaataaatatataattaatgaaaaatgttttctATACTAcgttcttttaaaataattaataataataatttatttaagcaGTTGTATCCAGTTATAAGTAAACGATTTAAACGTCAAAATGAAACGTTTCTTAATCCGACTAACGGAGCGTTTTTGGAAGACATTTATAATTCGTGGCTGAGAGATCCCCAATCTGTTGAAAAGTCATGGGATCGTTATTTTCGcgcttttaatttttcttcaggTATTTTTATctggtttatttatttaaatgactgctgtgttttttaattaaatttttaatctaaagGTCAAAAGACTTTAGATGTCGATGCAACGATTCGCGCTTATcaggtaaaaatattaattcatcaTCATAGGGTTCAAATTTCaggttttcatttttacactaaaaaaaattacaaatcctgatttcaaaaaaaacttttcaatgcctcaatttttatttcaatgaaaagtgaaattggattcaaaaaattgcggGCATTTTTGCCTGAGACTGAACTGAGTGCCCCCTAGTAAAAATACGAGTTTATTAATAGGATCAATTGCTTATAGGCTCGAGGACATTTGATAGCAGACATAGATCCATTAGGAATCCAGAATCCGGAAGCGTCGAAGCTCCAAGGAACTCCAACCCCAGCACCGGCAGTGGTAGTTCGTCGTCACCTGGAAGGAATAACGGAGGCAGATTTGGATCGTGAACATTCTCTACCAAATTCCTTGACGGTAATCGGTGGTACCGAAAAATCATTAACTCTCCGAGAAATTCTTACGCgactcaataaaatttattgtgggCATTTAGGACTCGAGTACACTTACATTCCAGATTTTGAAGTGGTTCGTTTATTTTTCAgctaaaaaattcttaataaactatttatgTCAACCAGttggttggtttttttttttttaaatgcagtTGGATTGGTTGAGACACAAATTCGAAGTTCCAGGGGCATGGGAGCTGCCAGCAGATCACCGTAAATACATCTGGGAAAACTTGATGCGCGCAGTAacatttgaaagttttttagctaaaaaataCGGGGCGGAAAAGCGTTTTGGTTTGGAAGGTTGTGAGTCTTTTGTGCCAGCAATCGTGCAGTGCTTCGAAACCTCTGCAGAACTTGGAGTTGAGACCGCGGTAATCGGGATGGCCCATCGTGGACGATTGAACACTTTAGTCAACATCTGTTCCAAGCCGATGCATCAGCTTTTTGTTCAATTCAATCCGATTCCTATGGAAGGACTGGGCTCCGGTGACGTCAAATATCATTTGGGAACTCATTCTGAGAGATTTCTTGAAAGGtaaaaatcgtaaaataatttttcattaacaaattcaatttattttactagataATATGTTTCAGAAGCAGGAAAAAAATTCGCGTTGCAGTCCTAGGTAACCCTTCGCATCTGGAAGCTGTTTCTCCCCTGGTCGTGGGTCGGGTCCGAGCGGAACAAGTGGTCCAGCGAGATTTCAAAGGGAAGAATTCAATGGCGGTTTTGGTTCACGGAGACGCGGCTTTTGCTGGCCAAGGAATTTGTTACGAAACAATGCACTTGACTAATTTGCCTGATTACACAACCGGTGGTGTCATTCACGCTGTCATTAATAATCAAGTAAATTATCtatgataattattcatttactgaataattaCAAGAACGGGCAAAATGGGGCgctccaaaatttttataaattttttttctaatcatttaaTGCAACTAAAGATTATTCCGCCCAACAAAAATTTGACAACTCGATTTTGTccctttttttgttaactaaaaaaaaattgtaattatccGTATAaatactcaataaaataattggctcgatttgaaaagtaaaaattgatctaaagaaattttatcttgaataaaaataaaaataatctttccAGATTGGTTTTACAACAGATCCACGTTATTCACGTTCGAGCGCACACTGCACTGATGTCGCACGTGTCGTCAACGCTCCCATTTTTCACGTACACGCGGACGATCCCGATTTGGTGGCTTACTGCAGCAAAGTCGCCGCCGAGTATCGGTAATTGACGGCTGATTATTTgatagttattaataattttttaaaattagttacTAATTacctaattataaattatcattaattattttattatcaaacgaGATTTGTGTCATTGACATTGACTTTGTTTTACAATGGAACCTTATCAATGTTGTCGAAAAAGGATTGTAAAGATTATTTTGtaatgatacatttttttattattattattattgttatttatgtaGAGCGACTTATCACAATGATGTTGTACTCGACATCGTTGGCTATCGTCGCAATGGCCATAACGAAATGGACGAGCCCATGCTAACTCAACCATTAATGTACAAACGTATCAAATCTCATCccaatgttttgaaaatttatactgataaattattagCAGAAGGAATTATTGACGaaacttttattaaacaagtaatttttttttttttttaataaataatttttcttaattaaggGAAGACGGCAAAATgggcgcgaaaaaaaaatagcgcaatttttttccggttctcatataaatatgactgagtctttacaaaaattaatgtagGACAATATGGACCggctaaattaaaaaaaaaagaaaatttgtacacgaaaaaaaatgaactatataaattaaaaacgacaagtaaaaaaatgataaagtgatcagtaaatactatcattctaaatagtaatgttttatttatgattaaaaaacgtgaataattacaggataagtatgaaaatttattgtctatgcaagaaaaattactctttgtactttaaaaatcataactgatacttagaaaattgacgactcgtaagataaaatttattatttggaatgttaaaattccccatattgatacccgggttccgggttataatttcaaacactaatttttaaagttaatttttttccgtgtaggtgGCCTATTTTGCCACTACCCTTATTAACTATAACttgtaatgataattattgaatGGGAAATTTGATCAAAGGAAACGGAAAAATACTTGGAACACTGCGAAGCCGAATTTCAAAAAGcccagaaaataaataaaatgcagATGTCCGACTGGCATGACGTCCCATGGACTGAATTTTTCGCGAACCAGAAgccggaaaataaaattccccAGACGGGAATAAGTCCCagtgacataaaaaaaatcaacaccGCGTTCTCGACTAGTCCAGAAGGTATCGAACCTCATGCGCAAGTTCTCAGAGTAATGgaaagaagaaaaaagttaattaacgaAGGACGGTTCGATTGGGCAATGGGTGAAGCTCTGGCTATTGTTAGTTTACTAAAAGACGGTTGTCATGTGAGATTGTCGGGTCAAGACTCGGAGCGCGGTACTTTTTCACACCGGATTCATATTATTCATGATCAGAACCGCGATAAGacttggaaaaatattttacataacaTTTATCCCAATCAGGCGCTTTATACCGTTACCAATTCACCGTTATCGGAGTTTGGAGTCTTAGGTAAATATTTACTACtttaaaaatcactttaaaaaaaaaaaaaaaacttttttaggcTTTGAATTGGGATACTCAGCTTACGATCACAATACATTGACTCTTTGGGAGGGGCAATTTGGTGATTTCGCAAATAATTGTCAAGTAATTATTTCTTATGAcaaaactattttttctaaaattcaaaaccgggcagcgaaaaatttttaaaccgaaaaaaaaaaattaataatagtaataataattttgaaaaggtCGTGATCGATTCACTGCTCAGTTCTGGGCAATCGAAATGGGGAAGACAAGTAGGTCTAGTACTTTTACTGCCGCACGGAATGGAAGGCCAAGGACCCGAGCATTCCTCAGCGCGACTAGAACGATTTCTTCAGCTGTGCGACGACAGTACTCACGTGTCTTGTGAAGAAGACTCCAAAGCAACGCGAGATGAATCTCCGGATGACGTAATGACCCGACAGCTTTTTGAGGTCAATTGGATTGTTTGCAACATCACGACTCCCGCCAATTTGGTTCATATTTTGCGCCGTCAAATTCTCATGCCTTTTCGCAAGCCCTTGGTAAAACCCACAgctttattatcataaatatataaatatatattcaatcgTAAAACAATCAAACATAAATCAcactttacttatttaataaaacactCGAACAAATGAATCATTTAACACATATCGTTATCTCGCGGTTTATCAGCTTTTgacaaatggaaaaaaaaattttttgataagaattAACGCggaagtataattttttattcgcttGCTTTAAATTTTACGTTAATCTGGACAATTTTTATCACTTGTATTTAATGGTttccaatttaattattgtattattgtcgataattaattaattaataaattaaataaacagatAATAATGTCACCGAAGTCGCTGCTGAGGCACCCGGACGCCCAGTCAAATTTAAGCGAAATCGAAACTGGAACTTCATTTGCGGCAATTTATCCGGATTCATCACCGACAATAATAGCACCAGAGGCTGTTAAAAAAGTTGTTATTTGCAGCGGCAAAGTTTATTACGATCTTATTGCCGAGAGGAGAGAAAGAAAACTCGATGAATTAATAGCAATTGTCAGGATTGAGCAGATATGTCCCTTTCCATATCACTTGGTAGCCAAGGAAATTTCAAGGTTTCCTATTGCCAAGGTAAATCAGTGAATGGTGAATAGAGTTATTGTATGTGCTAGTAAATGGCTTCATTGTCGAGGCCGTTtcatatgcaaaaaaaaatttatccataATTAACATGACGTCATTgcgtatttattattattattttacaataattaggAATAAATAAGctattttatacttattttttttattgttcaatTAACCGATAAATTATACGTAATACttgttattttcaatttaaacaaCACACTCATTGACGTTATTACTATTTAAgtggatatttttattgaaaaatatttgctacttaaaatttatttcattgctTAAGATTAGTATTCATTGACTATTTCTAAgcaatttttaaagataaatagACATCTAGGGGGGTCACTGAaaacgaaatttaattttctacaatttttgactctttaaaaaattctgtagGGTCGATAGTTTTCGAGATCTGGCGgcttatacaaaaaataaattttcatagttaaaaaaaagtgtttcaatttaaaaatggctgtaacttttaaactaataattttacgcgcttttttatagagaccaaagttgtagaaaatttaattttctacaatttttGATTCTTCAAAAAACTCTGTAGGATCGATAGTTTTCGAGATCTGGCGgcttatacaaaaaataaattttcatagttaaaaaaaagtgtttcacttttaaaatggctataacttttaaactaataattttacgcgcttttttatagataccaaagttgtagaaaatttaatttcctacaatttttatctcagtCAAAAATGTCGTAGAATCAATAATTGCTGAGATATCTCATCTTAATTTTAAAGCTTTCGTGGCAgcttgcataaaaaaaaaacgaattttaatttttaaaaaattttagataatgTGGGTGCAAGAAGAACATCAGAACCAAGGTGCATACTATTACGTCCGCGATCGCATTGCACTGGCATTAGGATTACCCATAGAAGAGATAAGATACGGAGGCCGCGCACCATCGGCCGCACCTGCTACAGGCAGCAAAATGATTCACCAACAAGAAGTAAAAGATTTTGTAAACACCGCCATGAGTATTGAGTAATTTAGCTTACATAAAATaagttaagttaaaaaaaactcacGGATAAACATAAATACCGCTTGCGTCTCTTAAACCAAACAACCGATCCGTCAATAGAGTAacgattcattttttaaaataattctccacTTGTCCAATTGATCTAGCTCACATTGTATTCACCAGCTAGATCTCAACTGTATTATTGACTCAAATGTATGATATTAATGATGTACAGATAGAAGGAGGAAGcgatatatacgtatatatttaagaataataaaaatgatttattattattattggcaATCAATGAGAACTGGTATTGAAAGGTGTCGATTGTCAATTCAACCAAGTGTTAATAATTGACGTAATATATTCATGTAATACTTAGACAcgtgtatttatatttattattgttattatttatttattttttatggtaattaaaaagtggccggttgaataaatttcatgtAAAAACTTAccattgttaattttaattaaagtaataaaaattattcaataaaactCAAAAATCATGGTACGAATTATgagcaatttatttaaacgtcCAGTTATTACTTATTTCGAGTAAAGTACTTGTTATAACTGATAGATTGTCGGTATCGGCGTCATAATGCACAAGCCAAACGACATATATATCTAATATTGTTGGCGATAAGACCTCTGAGAAGCCTTCTTTATCACGACCActtaaccattttttttttttgaattttaaaaaatttttcactcaaTAGTGGACATTAGAgacactttaattttttgacaatggatgtaattatttgaaatattagtgaggaattaaaattatgacgtcagctaattgattaattatcaatagaTACCTTgactttaattacttttatttattaagtccATTAAATGTTCTCGTTATAATTGACGGGAATTCTGCTATTAAATCTTAAtagcttttgaaaaaatattttcatggctttttataaatatgggtaattttttatgaaaaaaaaaaaataattaatgtcaagtacttttagaaaaaaatcagtagcaaaaaatttaattattaatttattaattaaaatgaaattcatttttctgcacagaaaaaaataatttcttggcgcaagaaattttttgtactataaattgaaaacaaaaattttcttgagacaagaaaaaatttctcggttcaaaaaattttttcttgctctaaaaaaatttattctcgctccaagaaattttaaattttcaatttataattcaaaaaatttcttgaggcaagtaaaaatttttttgggacaaataaaaatttcttgcactaagaaatcctttttttctgtgtggttgaatatttaatcaaagaacgaggaaaaatttattcatatcctttatacatttttataacaaGGAAAATTTAACGACggtattctaaaaataaaattaatgaggatataaaatttttactccactttagtttatttaaaggaaaattttattgtcggaataatttaattttattgcaggTCATTCTAAAGATAATTttacggagaaaaaaataaagaataaatattttcttaatatcGAAATACTCgagctataaatttttatttaaaaattttattaatcagcATCCAACTCcggaattaatttattagtttataaaattaataaatcaccgagttcaaatatttaaaaataattgatatttttttaatcgtttcCTTTGAAACGAtctacaattatatatatttcatatgaTAATTACTAAGTAATCAACTGACTTTActctgaaaataatatttatagaccgaaattgggtttttaattatagaactgctgataaaaaataatttcgatcatttcataattttatgtaatcaaaaaatttaaatatttttaacttcccgctaagaaaattgtaaattttcaaaaaattcgggaagttgttggtttcggtccgatttacgaaaatcgaattttcatcagatgtcgacgttttgaggtcctaggaagctattttgactaatttcaagatgatgtccgagtgtatgtacgtacgtatgtatgtaaatacctgtatcttttgaacggatgaaccaattttgaactttaagttgtcattcgacgcggcttgtcaatatcttgaagctgtaagaaattgagcttgatcggtaaggctcgttcagagatattccaaaaataaaattttttcaaaaatgttttttttggataacttttaatgtactcgatggattgattccaaaatggactgggatctagagctttataagccgcgtcgaatgccacctcgaccatcaaaatcggtttattcgttcaagagaaaccgttgtcgaaagaattaaatatctcaaaatcgactcgataaatcgaattcaaaatttgatcagctttagatcTTGAGAAAACGCATCGATTGcgacctcaaccgtctcaatcggtttatttgtttgagagatatcgttggagaaaaaatggtgaaaaacattttttttcgaatacaccagcatacaaacgtatttttgagctcgaagagctcgaaaatgtattcacaataatgttttcgaggttcttgagctcggaaacagcgggaagttttggggctggcccgcagggtcaactgacagaccgatttttttaatcgtttcCCTTGAAACGATctacaattatatttatttcatatgaTAATTACTAAGTAATCAACTGACTTTActctgaaaataaatttatagaccGCAATTGGGTTTTTAATTATAGAActgctgataaaaaataatttcgatcatttcataattttatgtaatcaaaaaatctaaatatttttttttatatcaaagaacaaaaaaaattaagtgccACAATTTTTAATGAACATGTGTTCAATAtttgttgtaaaataaatttcacaaacTTCTTGACTCAGttgtctattatttttttgttgataaaaaatttatatttttttattaatgaccGTCACGCATAAGATAAATCGTTTGACTGTTatctaatttttcaaagtcacaggttttaaatttaaataataaatattaaatacagaAGTTTCAAATGAATACCAACTATTCAGTTACGCGGTGTATTGATTCAGgcaaattatttcaaaaatatttataagtaatgACAATAATCGTAATGGAAAAACGGAGCTTTGTCTTATATATCAAtacgtaaattttttctatgataaatttaatgattaatgataTTGGCGCAAGTGTTGATCATAATGTCTATtgtaaaatcgataaaattccctaGAGTTTATATAAAAACGGGATAACTTTTGTTGTAATATCACTTGCGaattaatttatcgaaaaacGAATCAGTCGATTTTATTGCTATCGAGGGACAACATGTTCTCACGTTTGTTACTATGGTGCATTACATTATTAGTCTGTGTATTAACtcaggtaattaattaatttattttaaaatatttattaaaaataaagggggtcactttaaatttgaaattcaaaatttgaaactccataaatttttctttattattttaaaaattaatttctactcataattataattcatatattttgtcTAGACAAATAATAAAGTGAACGGTGAAGAAATCAAAGAAGAAGACCGGAGTATACTTGGAAATATTTTCCGTTATGGAGCAGATTTGAAAATGAACGCAGCTGATAGAATTGATGATGTAActgacaaatttattttttaataattaagtcaattaaataattactcaattttctaaatgaaatttccaggCATTCGGTCAATTCGGAGGTTTATTAGGAGCAGGAGCCGGCTCAGTTCTATCTAATGTCAGACAACTAGGAGAGACAGCTGCCGAAGGCATAAAAAGAAGCGACGATGCCTTCGAAAACAGTCTGGAGGCTGCCAAAAATGCTGCGTTGTTGAGTTATTTGACCGGAAGAGCTGCACCTAAAACTGCAATAGACTTGGCCAATGTCAGCTTGAAGActcttgaaaatttgattACAAATAAAGAGACGAACTTACCGAGCTCGGGCAAACAAGTCAAACAAATGGTCGTTGTTTATGAAGACGGTTCCGTCGAACCtgtttctgataatttattgtCACTACTCGCGGGTGCTTCTCCATCAATAGTCTCCAACTAAATCCAAATCTCCCGTTacccattttttaattttcaaattagtgtaaaaaaaattttactgtaattttttttaaagaaataaaaatttattctatcgttaatttttctttacaaccacaattattacaattacagATAAGCAAACaccttaaataattttttatgataagggaactgtaaaatatattttttctcagtaattagttaacaataattttaaaatataagagTTGATACCGAGACGTTTGTTTGCTTTTGTTTCATCTTGATAATCTTAATCCGTAGGTAAGTAATTATTGGGCAAGTAATTATAGTTTGTTTACAtttatacggaaaaaaaatgatacaatTTATGTATCACATACAATATTTCTATATAATAACTTGCCACTTCCtcgtctatttttttttttttttttttataagtaataaggAAAAAGGTAGATATGCCTATTTTTAAATCCCCTTGTACCATTTATAAAAGAACAATGATAACTCAAGTATCATTTCAAATTCTGATCGTTCAATTTATCAATcgtactaaatttttaaaaaattatttagttattttaacacaatgTTTGCAAAATTACTGTGCGTTGTTCTCTTCGTTTGTGCATTTTctcaagtaaatttaaatggaattaatgttttatttgtcaatgataaaatatatatataaatatatacatttttttgtttgtaggTAAATTGTAGAATTATAGTCGATGGTAATGGTAATGAAGTAGAAGAAAAATCGCCGAGTATAGTTGGCCGTCTCTTTAGAGCCAGCGGCAACATCAGATACAGATTGGCCGACATTTTTGAtggagtaattaattttttatatacattatttttaatatattaatttaaaatcgtttCCAGATGAAGTTAATAAAATGGTAGAATCATAGAGAGTTGGgcagtaattcaaaaattagaatttaattttgacacTAGTTGAGAGTATGTGTATTGAGTGTCACATGAATTGGAGcttatctttattttattgaacttttatttatttattgtaattaaaatattaaaaatgcttatttttacacagaaaaaaaagttatcttgagtcaagaaaatatttttgaagacaaacgttttcgggaatcaagtcaagattttcttgagccaagagaatttctcttggttaaaaaaaattcgtcttggtcggagatttctactttatctgagaaaatttaggtctccaaaaaattttcttgaatcaagaatatttaccttcagccgagaattttttttttctgtgtatatcattaaacaaaatgacGTAGGTTTAAAAAACATCTAGTAGACgatagaatttatatgatCGTTGCTGAAGAAGTCTCAATAAAGGGACGAAACGTCCAATGTAtggtcaaaattaaataatttttgaattactgtCCACCTCCCTATGATTTtaccattttattatttttaatttatttaataaataatttatttgtttactttGTTGTATAGATTACTAATTCATTCAGAAATGCGTGGAGAAATAATATCGGAGGGTTATTCAATAGCTTCAGAAAATTCGGGGGTATAGGAAACCCTCAAAATCCGAATTCAAATCCAGGTTTGTAGttggtgaattttttttatatatatatattttgagaaGCTGGTTAGTgttaaattgagtttttt from Microplitis mediator isolate UGA2020A chromosome 7, iyMicMedi2.1, whole genome shotgun sequence includes the following:
- the LOC130671427 gene encoding uncharacterized protein LOC130671427 → MFSRLLLWCITLLVCVLTQTNNKVNGEEIKEEDRSILGNIFRYGADLKMNAADRIDDAFGQFGGLLGAGAGSVLSNVRQLGETAAEGIKRSDDAFENSLEAAKNAALLSYLTGRAAPKTAIDLANVSLKTLENLITNKETNLPSSGKQVKQMVVVYEDGSVEPVSDNLLSLLAGASPSIVSN
- the LOC130671405 gene encoding 2-oxoglutarate dehydrogenase, mitochondrial-like isoform X1; this translates as MFSILRSFKIINNNNLFKQLYPVISKRFKRQNETFLNPTNGAFLEDIYNSWLRDPQSVEKSWDRYFRAFNFSSGQKTLDVDATIRAYQARGHLIADIDPLGIQNPEASKLQGTPTPAPAVVVRRHLEGITEADLDREHSLPNSLTVIGGTEKSLTLREILTRLNKIYCGHLGLEYTYIPDFEVLDWLRHKFEVPGAWELPADHRKYIWENLMRAVTFESFLAKKYGAEKRFGLEGCESFVPAIVQCFETSAELGVETAVIGMAHRGRLNTLVNICSKPMHQLFVQFNPIPMEGLGSGDVKYHLGTHSERFLERSRKKIRVAVLGNPSHLEAVSPLVVGRVRAEQVVQRDFKGKNSMAVLVHGDAAFAGQGICYETMHLTNLPDYTTGGVIHAVINNQIGFTTDPRYSRSSAHCTDVARVVNAPIFHVHADDPDLVAYCSKVAAEYRATYHNDVVLDIVGYRRNGHNEMDEPMLTQPLMYKRIKSHPNVLKIYTDKLLAEGIIDETFIKQETEKYLEHCEAEFQKAQKINKMQMSDWHDVPWTEFFANQKPENKIPQTGISPSDIKKINTAFSTSPEGIEPHAQVLRVMERRKKLINEGRFDWAMGEALAIVSLLKDGCHVRLSGQDSERGTFSHRIHIIHDQNRDKTWKNILHNIYPNQALYTVTNSPLSEFGVLGRDRFTAQFWAIEMGKTSRSSTFTAARNGRPRTRAFLSATRTISSAVRRQYSRVL
- the LOC130671428 gene encoding 2-oxoglutarate dehydrogenase complex component E1-like; translation: MSPKSLLRHPDAQSNLSEIETGTSFAAIYPDSSPTIIAPEAVKKVVICSGKVYYDLIAERRERKLDELIAIVRIEQICPFPYHLVAKEISRFPIAKIMWVQEEHQNQGAYYYVRDRIALALGLPIEEIRYGGRAPSAAPATGSKMIHQQEVKDFVNTAMSIE
- the LOC130671405 gene encoding 2-oxoglutarate dehydrogenase, mitochondrial-like isoform X2 yields the protein MFSILRSFKIINNNNLFKQLYPVISKRFKRQNETFLNPTNGAFLEDIYNSWLRDPQSVEKSWDRYFRAFNFSSGQKTLDVDATIRAYQARGHLIADIDPLGIQNPEASKLQGTPTPAPAVVVRRHLEGITEADLDREHSLPNSLTVIGGTEKSLTLREILTRLNKIYCGHLGLEYTYIPDFEVLDWLRHKFEVPGAWELPADHRKYIWENLMRAVTFESFLAKKYGAEKRFGLEGCESFVPAIVQCFETSAELGVETAVIGMAHRGRLNTLVNICSKPMHQLFVQFNPIPMEGLGSGDVKYHLGTHSERFLERSRKKIRVAVLGNPSHLEAVSPLVVGRVRAEQVVQRDFKGKNSMAVLVHGDAAFAGQGICYETMHLTNLPDYTTGGVIHAVINNQIGFTTDPRYSRSSAHCTDVARVVNAPIFHVHADDPDLVAYCSKVAAEYRATYHNDVVLDIVGYRRNGHNEMDEPMLTQPLMYKRIKSHPNVLKIYTDKLLAEGIIDETFIKQETEKYLEHCEAEFQKAQKINKMQMSDWHDVPWTEFFANQKPENKIPQTGISPSDIKKINTAFSTSPEGIEPHAQVLRVMERRKKLINEGRFDWAMGEALAIVSLLKDGCHVRLSGQDSERGTFSHRIHIIHDQNRDKTWKNILHNIYPNQALYTVTNSPLSEFGVLGFELGYSAYDHNTLTLWEGQFGDFANNCQVIISYDKTIFSKIQNRAAKNF